The genome window CTCTCTCTTCAGTCTTATTACTGTGTGAGTCAGCACCCAGGGGATCCCTGTCGGTTCCCGCCCAGCAGTGTGCCAGGCTGTGGAGAGAGTAACTTTTGCTTCTATAGACTTATCCAAGGATAAGTCTTATCTCTTGGGTATTGGTTAAAAGTCCCTTTCATGAGAGCAGGCTTCTGCTTAGCAGATTTGAAGACATAGTTTGCCAATGACCAAAAACATTTCCACtaaggaattttgtttgttttctgtaaaaaACAACCATTCACAAAATAAGGGTTATTGTCTCTACCCAGGAAAGGAGAATGTTCTcattttaaatctttgaagaCATTTGActtattttagagatttttttttctggttcaagGGTTGGAACCTCAGGACATGCTAGGCACACAGGTCTCAGTGAGACTTGTGGGTCTTACAAACTGGTTTATTTTAAGTAGAAACAAATTAAGTTAGTCTTTCCTAACTTAACACTAAGTTAAAATAAAGTATGAAGTCTATGTCTGAATCACATTGTAGAGCTAATAAATTATCAGTTCAAATTTGGAATTCCAATgtggagctttaaaaaaaagctgaCTATCTTTTCAGGGAAAATTCCAGAACTGTTGGCTGAGGGTGTGGTTGACAGCATGACCAAACTTGTGCTGGTGAATGCCATCTACTTCAAGGGACTGTGGAAGGAGAAATTCATGAAGCAGGACACAACCGATGCTCCATTTCGACTGAATAAGGTCAGGTGACCCTACCATCCTGGGCTGTTCTTGGTTGTGTGTGAGTGCCAGGGATAGACCACAGGGCCTCCCCTATTACCAGGCCATTACCACTGAGGACTCTACCCCAAGACCCCAAATTCCTCTCTTCTCTAAAAGACGAAAGGGAATAATTTGagtgttttactttgtttttttgtaacCATTCAGAAAGACACAAAAACAGTGAAGATGATGTATCAAAAGAAAAAGTTTCCATTCGGTTACATTCAGGATCTGAAGTGCAAGGTGCTAGAGATGCCTTACCAGGGTGAAGAACTTAGCATGATCATTCTGCTGCCTGAAGACATTGAGGATACGTCCATGGGTCTTAAGAAGGTACCTGGTTCTCAACATCACGGTTCGGGTTTCCTTTCACTGTACTGTACTTAAACTTCCTGTGTGCACACTGCACTGTGTGCTCTTGCTGTTCATCCATGGACTTTATGCAAAATCCCTTGCCAGTATGCCACCATTTATGTTAAGACAGTCCATCAGGGCTTGCTCCTCTGAGGCCTCGTGTTATACAGTTAATtagtgttgttattattattacttattatttgaAGTGCCCAAGTATGTTGTGCTAAGTAAGTCTCTGAAGCTGTCACTGAGACTCACTCCCAGCCCAGAAGCCTACAGTTTAAATGTTCAGATTATCTGCTGCTTTCGGTGAGCCATTGTGATAGAGGAACATCTAAGGATATAAAGGGGAATGTAAGTGATGAGTGGCCCCTCACAGGAAGTCCCTCGAAGTCTCTTTAAAGGAAGTCTAGTAAGAAGTGATTTACATCTTTGGGGATTGGGTGTCTCCTGACAGGGTTAGAAGTAGACACAACTGTGAAGAGTACAGTTTTCCCTCAGAAGTCCTAGGCCACCGTGTGGCGTAACTCTTGTTCCTTTCCACTGCACTTGCAACCAGGAAGGACCCTGCTGCCATTCGCACATGCAAAGGAGTTCTGACATGAATGTGGTCCTTTTGTCAGCTGTATTTTCTTgctggtgttttattttattgcaaaACGAGGCtctaatctaaagaaagaaatttttgcTATCCGTAAGATAAATGGTTCTGTTCTAGTCTAGAGGAACAAAAATACTTGATATTTTTATGGTACTTGCTATGTATTAAACCCATTAAATACATCAGTGTATCCAATGGTCACAACAAAGCTACAAAGTTGGTGCCATTAGATTAGGGGTCATTAGTATCCCTATTCTATTCTATGTAGCTATTCTACTCCACTCCATGGACAAGGTTTTGCTGTgcagcctaggttggccttaagCTCACAGCTTCCATCAgtggctcccaaatgctgggattgcaggctgtGTGTCCCATACCAGCTGCTTGTCCTTGTTTTAAATGAACTAAGTCCCAcacattttgttccttttttatttttacccagGAGTTATTAGAGGTTACTTTGGCTATCGTGGAATTTACAGATCACTACAACTTTAGAAGGTTTCAcaataaatagaagaaatgtcTAAAATTTCCCTTGTACCATTCAAGCAAGCATGATAATAAAAGCTGTGATGGTCTATCAAAGTGATTCAGTGAGATGGGGGTTTAGGAAATCCTGAGTGGATGGAGGAATAGGTGGactaaaggaggaggagaaggggagaatcCAATGAATGGAAGGAGtgagtggagaagagagagatgggtagatgggtgaatGATGGATGGAGAGAACTATGGATGGGCATATGTGTACGagagtagatgaatggatgatagTTCTGCTGTTAAATATTTTTGTACTTGGACCCTCAAGGACCTAGAAAATAGTTCTGCAGTATTTTACCAACTGacagataaaaatgaaatcttttaagCAGAATCTGTTTAGACAGAAAGCATGAAGGAAACCCTATGAGCCGTGGCAACTGCGAATCCCTTCATTTGAATGGTACCTTATTACAGTAATAAATTAACTTCTTTATGCCCTACATTAATTCTAGATTGAGGAACAGTTAACTTTGGAAAAGCTTAATGAATGGACCAAACGTGAGAACTTGGAAACCATTGATGTCCATGTCAAATTGCCCAGATTCAAGCTGGAAGAGAGCTACACCCTCAACTCCAACCTTGGCCGCCTGGGAGTGCAGGATCTCTTTAGCAGTGACAAGGCTGATCTGTCTGGCATGTCAGGATCCAGAGATCTCTTCATATCAAAAATTATCCACAAGTCCTTTGTGGAAGTGAATGAGGAGGGAACAGAGGCAGCCGCCGCCACTGGAGGCATCGCTATGTTCTGCATGTTGTTGCCCGAGGAAGAATTCACAGTGGATCAcccattcattttcttcattcgGCACAATCCCACAGCTAACGTGCTCTTCCTTGGCAGAGTTTGTTCCCCATAGAAGAGACTTTGGAGGCACAAGGCAGAGCTTAGAGTTTTATTCCCTGAAATTTTAATGATGATAATTTTCATTTGTCCTTGCCAATAAAACCTCTACCCAGAAACTGATCTTTAGTTTCCTTTGTATGTTTAACCccattagatttttaaaaacaatggctTTACATCCATGGCTTTAGGTATGGgtgtctattttgtttttgaacattGAAAGTAATCCAATGGTTGCTGTCTTTTAAATAAATCAGACATATAGATTCTTGACCATGAGGTCACCTATGGAATTGACATACTCTCCTGACAGGCATGAGAAGGTATGGCTTTTTTCAAAGACAGTTGTTCCTCAGTCTAGAATTGGAGTAAggcaagagagagacaggcagacagtcaGGCAGACAgacgagagacagagacagagagaggaaaccgACAAATAATAATgcattaattaaattaatgaatCCCAAATAACAATTACTATCCAGTTTCCCTTATGCTTTATGAAATGAAACCATGCTGTTTCTTTTGTAGTTAGAATTTTGGAAGCCACAGTAGAAGGCATGCTTGGTTGTTGAAGGGAGGGttaaagacagacacaccatAGGAACCAAGACCACTGAAAGACCCCCTTTTACAAAGACACATTTACCTTCCCCATGATTTCATGCCATGGGATTAATGACTTTATCAATCAGCTTCTCCGTGTTTTTCGATAAAGTCTTTCGACCTCCATTACACAGGTTGCTATGGTGATAGAATGGCTTTGTGCAGTGTTGAAGGAAATTGAATTGGGAACTCTTGGGTTGATTGGTATGACCCTTTGTCAGATGTGCTCCTTTGGATGGGGCTTGAGAGTCTACATGTGTTCTTCCACAAGACTGCTGATTCATTAGACTCTGCAAGCCAGATGATGcccatcttcttctctctccctggtcTCAGGCAAGCCAAGGCTACATTTCACAAGGACAATTGGTGAGTTAGGACAATTGGTAGCAATGACTCCATAGGTTCAAAACAAAAGTGCAGCAAATCACCAGGaagctttcttccttttcttcccactcCCCGACCCAAATACTATCATCTACCATACTCTAGGTTCCCCTAGacctaggagaaaagaaaagcaatggacACTGCCTCTAGCTCTTCCTTTTGGGCTGCTTCCTTTAGTTTCGATCTGGAATGTTCCCCCCCCCAAAGGCCTATGTATTAATAGCTTTGTCCTCAATGTCACATTACTGGGAGGCGGTGAAACTTTTAAGAGGTGGAATCCTCAAGGAAAGTCTTCAGATCACCGCGGGCCATGTCTCCTGGAGGGATTTATGGCTCCAGTCTCCTCTTCTACTCTGACTCCATGGGAGCAGTTTGGGCTTACTGCCTGCTCCATGACATTGCCACCTGGCTTTCCCATCAAGACCATGTGATCATGGACAAGAGTTTGAGACCAAACCATCCTTTGCTCTTTATAGATTGGTTATCTAAGGTGCTTATCTTGGTAATGGGAAGCTAGCACAGTCCTCCAGCAAAATCCACTGTTTGCATTCTAAGTAGTGTTCATTATTTCGAGAGTCTAAGCAACTCTGCTCAAATCCTTTTTACCTATGAGGTAACTACAAGTAAGTTATCAAAGGTCAAACATATTTTTAAGTCACAGATCAGAATAGACTCTAattcacattgtgtgtgtgtgtgtgtgtgtgtgtgacatttattTCATGTCATGATAAAGCAGTTAATGCAGCCCTTAAGACAACTAAAACTCCATGCAAATAATATCATCAGCAACGAGATGCTAACAGAATGGGAGGAATTGCTGCAAAAGCcaagagaaaactgaaaaccCAGGggcaaatgtggtggtattgtgttccccaaaatattatgtaccctaataaatttatctggggtcagagaacagacagctactagatacaaaggctagaaaatggtggcactcacacctttaatcctagcactccagaggtagaaatccctctggatttctgtgagttcaaggccacattggaaacagccaggcatgttgacacacacctttaatcccagaaagccagcctttaatcccagggagtggtggtagaaagcagaaaggtatataaggtgtgaggaccagaaactgggagcatttggctggttaagcatttggctgattaagctttcaggcttctagcagcagttcagctgagagccattgggatgaggacacagaagcttccagtctgaggaaacaagaccagctgagaagttggccaggtgaggttagctgtggcttgttctgtctctctgatcttccagtgttcacccccaacaactggccccaggtttgactttattaataagactctctaagattcatgctacaggcaaATTTGGCCCGCTGTGCCTCAGCAACATTTGTCAGTATGGAGGAGGTAACAAGAACCAAATGGTAGATTGTGTCACTTTTAAGGCAAAGGGAAACAGAGTTTGGTCTTCCAAGAGTGGGGCCCCCATTTTTCTCCTATGCTTTTGCATGGCCCCCAGAGTAAGCTCACAGTGCAGCTGTGAGCTTGCCACCAAACAACCCCAATTTCCAATCCTAGATCTGGATCTACACCTGCCTGTGGGCACATGCAGACACAAACTAAAATCATCTCTGTTGGCGACAGGAGGGTCATCCTTAAGCCTCAAATCATTATTACGATCTACTTTTCAAGTACAGTATCCAGAGTCTAATCAAAGAAGACTGGGTGGGGAGCCATGGCAACATAGACAAACAAAAGAGGTTGTAAACAGTGGAAGACTCCAAATGTTGCCACCCCCCCATACAAACTAGACAACAACAGTTTTCAAAGATGAAGTCTATGAAAGCCAAGGTCAAACATTTCAGCAGGCAACTGCCAACTTACAAAAGACACTGCTGATTGAAAAGGGACTGGAAACCCCAGaacttaaaatacataataaattattttaatagaaaaacttAGCTAATAAGGGAAAAATTGTGGATTTTAAAATCTGATGAAGCAATTCATTAAAATGATTAAGTAATTAACTGATTTTAGTTTCTTCTAGAAAGTCAAATATAGTCAATAAACCTCCAAAATCAAAAGTGAGTATGGAAAAGACAAAAGGGATGATAGGTATCTCAAAAGAATTAGGATGATGATgttaggagaggaggaggaggcacagagcagaataatatataaaaagcaaacatttggGCCAGAGACGAGATGCCTCCttgcaagcatgaaaacctgagtttggatcgccagcacccacataaaaatcctgTGTGGAGGAGTGTGTCTATAACTTCATTGAGAGAAGAGAGACAAGTAGATCCCTGAAGACGATTGGCCAGTCACCCTAGCCAGTCAGTAAGGTCCAAGTGCAGTGAGAGACAATGTTCAAAAcatgaggtggagagtgatgaGCTGTGGCCCccaatgcacatgcatgcatgtgtatacactgtagatgaatttttctttggaccaccagctcacaaataatgacatgaaacttcttattaattatgaaagctcagccttaacttaggcttgttttttactagctcttataacttaaattaacccatttatattaatcaacATTCTGTCatatactgcccatcctgcttcctccatgtctctctCATGCTCCTAGACTCCTCCCCCTACTTCctctctgcctagaagtcccgcctctgcctcctgcctaactattggccattcagctttttattacccCAATCACATCAACACACctccacacagtgtacaaatactcCACAACAATACACACCCACATGcaggtatgcacacatgtgtagacACACCACATAGGTGTACACCCACACCAACACATACATATGTccctcatatacatacacaaaaagaacaaaagctaaCATTCAAAATGCTCATTTCAAACAAGATAAAAGGCATCAGTGTGCACTCTAAACCCTAGCAGAGGAAACAAATCAATTCTGTAGCATGTGCTAGAAAAACTGCAGAAGTCTTAAGACAAAGATcataaaaacaaccaaataaaaggGACTAGAGACAGGGAAGCCACAATGACAACACAGAGCCACAAAAAACTGTGAAAACCAGGCCAAAGAGAGTTCTTCCAGTTTgctaagaaagcaaactccaaatCCCTCCAGGTTTAACTTAGTccatatttgagaaaaaatatcCTCCAAGTTAAATTCAGATAAACAAAAACTGAGAGCATTGATGAAGCAGATATTGTCTTTAAAGCACTCTGAGGAATATTCTTTATACACAAGGAATGTCAGaattggaagaagaaaataaagaacagggaaaatgtgcatatatgataaatttaaacaaatattgaCCATATAAAACAGTAGTAATAATGTCTAAAGAGTTTCCAAagtatgtaaaattaaagtaaatgaTAATCCAGGCTTGGAGGCTTATGACTACAGTTCTAGATACCTCGGATGCTGGTGCAAGAGGACTATTTGAACTCATGTGTCTGAGGCTAGCTGGTACAATATCACAACATATTTAGACGATGAttctaactaaataaaaataagtgataaTGTAGAAGTCACAGGGTGGGGATGGAGTTTAATGCTCTATGGTCCTGGGCTAGGTGGTATAGTTCAGTCTCTATTAGATAAACGTTTCCAAAGTCCTTGCACTGTCTGGGAAGATAAGCCAGGATGGGTACTGAAATGCCTAAAGTCTGGAAGAATAGTAAAATGGTTTGACAGCTTCTAAATtaaatggaagagaaataaagaatgcATAATCAATCCAAAGAAggcaagagagagggaagaaatcaACAGCAGACATGTTGAGAAACAACAAGATGAGATGTGAAACTAGATATTTCAGTAAGTACCTGACATGTAAACTCACTACATGTTTTAGTTAAGAGACCAAGGTGGACAGTGTGGCTTGAAAAAGTGTAATATTTAAAGGAAACGTaatttgaaggggaaaaaatttTCTATAGTTTTGAGAAGGAAAGGTCCTTCGCAGGCTCATGCGCTAAAGATGTGGTCCTTAGCTGTTGGCTCTATTTGGGAAAGTTCTGAGAACTTTAGATGTGAGGCCAAGCTGGAGCAAACAGATCACTGAGGTGTAGTTGTGGGGCTATTGTCTTATCTAggccccctctgtctctctctccttctcatctGTCCAGAAGAAAAGTGAAGTCTTGGCTGAGTACCATCCACCCCGACAGCCATAATGTAGTGCCAGGGTCCTGGGCTAAGCAACCAGGGGGTGAAACCACTGAAGCTATCAACTCACCCATTTTTCTGCCTTACGATGCCTCTGGGGTGTTTATTTGTGATAATGAGAAAATTGACCTCTGGCCAGGACTGTGCCGTCTTGTAAAGCTCTCCCACTTTGACTGGCAGTTCCACTAACTGTAGTCATTACATTTCtaaagtcacttttctttaggTTCTTGTATTCCTGCCCTATGGGCCCCAAGTAATGATCAACCACAAAAAAATTTACCAGTGGCATGATACTCTCTCCTTATCCCCAACAAGGCCAACCTCAggtcaaaaagagaaaaatttcagTCTACTTCCACCTCTTTCTTAAAATGTGTAAGGACCCTTACTCGTTTACGCAGAGGAATCTATCCTCAGTGTCTATCCATGATGCTGTCTGTTTGTCCATCTATGATGTTACTAACTCTTCTGGTCTCAATGCAAAGAACAATCTGCCTCCAGGTCCCCCTTAAACTCCAAACTGGAAACGTCTCACTGATGAACACACGATACAAACACTAACCATAGAGACAGATGTAGCTATATTAGTactaagcaaaaataaatttccCTATCCTAGAAATagatattttatgagaaaaagaTTCAGTGCACTAGGAAAATATAAAGCTTTTAAATTTGGATGCACTCAATAACATTCCCTCAAAATGGaagaacaaaaatagaaagaaattaaaggagaaATGCAAAACCTatgcaaaacaagaaaagaatgtaTGCTGTtagtaaataataattaataaagataATGAATAATTGATAAAATACTCTAGTAAGTTAATACAATCTAGCCAATACAGTAACTCaaaaatacagaattattttagaaaggaaggagaaacttCATAATGTTTTAgattattttgttagaaaatttaaattattactaTTGAAAGGAGTTCAGTAAGATAGCCCGTTCAATTTACAAAACTAATTTTTTATGTCCATATGATCCTaacacttaaatttttaaaaacaccattAAGAGTGAACTGGAAACTATTCTAGTGTCTAAGAATATATCCAATAAAAGATGTTCAGGACTCTACATAGAAAACTACAAACATCACTGAGAGAAATATGAAGATGTGAATAAATAGAGAAGTACACTGTGGTCATGActcagtgatttttaaatttgtattattttatttgtgtgtgtgtctgtgtgtctgtgtgtgtgcatgtggaggccaaaggtggatgtgaaatgtcttcttctattgctctccatcttCTGTTTTGGGAAAGGTGTCTCACAACATCTGTTTTGGTTAGTTCAGAGAGCCCTGTGGATCCGTTTGTCTTCATCCCCCAGTGTTGGAGTTAGAGATGACCACCtggatcctggggatctgaactaaggtcctcatgTGTGTAGTGCAAGCACgttactcactaagccatctccccagctcatgaTCTGGTATTTCAAAAACGTTATCTGGTATCTGGAGCTATACAACCTCAATCACATCCATATCAGCTCCCTTTTGCTTTACCTTATATGCTTTACCTTGAATGACAATGGCCcctgtattatttatatatttaaatgcttggtctaCAGGTAGTGGAGCTCTTTGGAAAGAATTAACTAtggcctttgttggaggaggtgtgttactagggggactttgaggtttcaaaagctcaggcGATTCCAATTAGTTCatactcctctctctgtctctgtctctgtctctgtctctctctctctctctctctctctctctctctctctctctctttctctctctctgcctcatgattattgtctcaacatgtaagctcCCAGATACTGCTCCAAtaccatgcctgccttcctgctgccatgctccctgctgtaaTGGTCATGGAGTCAttctatgaaactgtaagcaagcctccaattaaatgcttcctgttataaattgccttggtgatggtgtctcttcacagccacagacGAGTAGCTAAGACACCTTCTTTCCAGTGAAATGTGGCAAGTGCCTCTAACAAACAGTTGTGTAATTTGAAAAGGCCAAGAATTTCCAGGACTAATGGGAAGATGAATCAGTAAGAGACACACTGAGCCAAAACCTAGGCTAATGTTGTGGAAATGATGTAGAACAGTTTATGTGTAGGTATGTTCAGAAGTGGACTATAACAGAAAGCCTAGAAGTCATTCCACACATTATGAGCCCTGTTTTCTGATGAGGAAGACCATCGCTCCATTTCTCATAGCAGCCTATctatgcctctaatcccagtgcaACCCTAGTCACCCCAGATAC of Peromyscus leucopus breed LL Stock chromosome 5, UCI_PerLeu_2.1, whole genome shotgun sequence contains these proteins:
- the Serpinb1 gene encoding leukocyte elastase inhibitor; translated protein: MEQLSTANTLFALELFRTLNENNSTGNIFISPFSISSALAMVFLGTKGNTAAQLSKTFHFDAVEDIHSRFQSLNAEVGKRGASHILKLANRLYGEKTYSFLPEFLASTQKMYGADLAPVDFQHASEDARKAINQWVKGQTEGKIPELLAEGVVDSMTKLVLVNAIYFKGLWKEKFMKQDTTDAPFRLNKKDTKTVKMMYQKKKFPFGYIQDLKCKVLEMPYQGEELSMIILLPEDIEDTSMGLKKIEEQLTLEKLNEWTKRENLETIDVHVKLPRFKLEESYTLNSNLGRLGVQDLFSSDKADLSGMSGSRDLFISKIIHKSFVEVNEEGTEAAAATGGIAMFCMLLPEEEFTVDHPFIFFIRHNPTANVLFLGRVCSP